The window actccacacatcgcccgctatccagcatgcatctagagcattaagttcataagaacagagtaacacattaagaaagatgacatgatgtagagggataaactcaagcaatatgagataacccccatctttttatcctcgatggcaacaatacaatacgtgccttgcaaccctttctgccactgggtaaggacaccacaagattgaacccaaagctaagcacttctcccatggtaagaaagatcaatctagtaggccaaaccaaactgataattcgaagagacttgcaaagataactcaatcatacataaaagaattcagagaagaatcaaatatttctcatagataaacttgatcataaacccacaattcatcggatctcggcaaatacaacgcaaaaagagtttacatcgaatagatctccacaagagagggggagaacattgtattgagatccaaaaagagagaagaagcaatctagctaataactatggacccgaaggtctgtggtaaactactcacaactcatcggaggggctatggtgttgatgtagaagcccttcatggtcgattccccctcgggcggagcaccgacgaaggctccaagatgggatctcgcggatacagaaggttacggcggtggaaattgtgtttcggtggctccctggatgttttcggggtacgtaggtatatataggaggaagaactacgtcggtggccgctcgaggggcccaggagataggggcgcgccctcctatctcctggccgcctcgattgcttcttgacttgcactccaagtcctctggatcacgttcgttccaaaaatcacgctcccaaaggtttcattctgtttggactccgtttgatattccttttcttcgaaatactgaaataggcaaaaaacagcaatacgagttgggcctccggttagtaggttagtcccaaaaatgatataaatatgtaaaataaagcacataaacatccaaaaggggtaatataatagcatggaacaatcaaaaattatagatacgttggagacttatcgggGCCCAGGGCTGTCGCCCCTTTTGCCCGGCCTATGGGCTAGCCCTGCACGGGCACAACGCCATTGGGCGCAACTTATCCAAAGATTACACAATCAAAGTGGTTACAACATTGGCGCAAAATGAAATGAAATTCATCTCTAGATCTGGTGCATTTACTATGGAAGGTACCAAGAAAGGTATCTTGACTATGGTGTTGATAATCTCCGAATCATTGAGAATATAAAGTGTGGCAGCAGCATgttttgggatattgtgaggttcctTACTGAAGTAAGTACTTTGGAGATTATGGCATGGAGCACGTTGTCAGAGTACTATGACACAGGGAGACCTCAATACCTGAGTAAAAGAAATCTTTATAAGATTAACAAGGTAAAGGTGCTGGTGACGACACATGAGCAGGCAGGAAACCTCATCGAATTGGTGAGTCGGCTCATGCCACGGGTGATTTGAGAAGCCATAGAAGAGAGAAGGAAGCAGATCAGAAGCTCTACTTGGTACAGGCTCAAGTTGAACTTTGTCCATATTAGTTAGGAGAAAGAGAGAACCTATCATAGATTCATGTTCAACTTTCCACTAGAACATGTAGACAGCCATCCTTTCACTCCTTTCTAATTAAAACTGATTTCTCATAGAAGATAGAGGTACCGACCAAAATTAAGATGTTCTTCTGGTTAATTTCTCGTAGAAACATTTTGACTAAAGATAATCTACTTAGAAAAGGGTGGAAGGCGGAAAAGAATGCGTTTATTGTGGACAAAAGTAGAATACCAACCATCTATTTTTTGAATGTTCTGGAGCTAGGCTAATATGGAGCCCGGTAAAATGTGCTTTTTTCTCAAAACAACTACGAAAGTCTAAATGATTGTCTGGACATTTGGTTGAAGACATTTCAGAAAGCAGAAAAGAGATTAATATTAATTTGGGGTTTCTGCTTTGTTTTGGTCTGTTTGGAAATGCAGAAATGATATTGTGTTTAGGTTTAAAACATTTCATGATCCAGTGATCCTTATTAGACTTATGTGTAATTGGATAATTGATTGGTCTATTTTGCAGAGAGAATACCCAGACCAAAAGTTGCAGACACACGGAGCAAAGTTAATACAACAGGTGGCAAGTGAGATCTTCCGGGATTCGCAAGGATGGAGACCAGGGGCGCAAAGGCTGGAGAACTGAAGCTGACTGTTGTTAGCTCTTATTGCTCTGCTAGTAGCTCTTATCTTGTGTTTATCTTGAAagtgtttaaaacttgttgtagtagtttGGTGGGTTTGCCCGCCCTGGTGTTGGTTAAGCTATCGTTGGACTTATTTATGTTTGTGGTTTCATTTTAGAACCTAACTAGTAGTGGTAAAATTATGTTGTTTGCTTGATGTAAGTTTGGTTAATGAAATCAGAGGGAGcccccctcttttgctaaaaaaaatcaCCCCTGTTTTGAATTAGAGGATGTTTTGTATATTTCATTATAAACTATATACGAATTGTAATGAGTGAACAAATACACTAAAAGGTATCTATACACACCCGATTCAAAACAAGCTAGAACATCTGATAATTAGGGATAAAGGGAGTAGGTTGATTAATagtgccacataattattttcttttcccCCATGATAACTATACATGATACTTGCTCTTTTTTTTCAGAACTCACAATTTTGTTTTCAAGATGgcactttttttttagaaaagctaGCCAAGCCTTTATTGATTAACTAAAATGTTCGTAGGAATTACAACTGGGTCATGAGGTGTACCCAGCCACAGATGCCTCCCCACCGGGAGAGAAATACCGTACTTTGCTAGACCGTGAGCTTCATAATTCGTAGCTCGAGGTTCAAAGGAGAAATTGCAAGATGCAAAGCAAAGAGAAGTATCTAAAATCTCCCCGATGATAATGCTGTAGTCCCCTCCAGATATTTGATGTATATGATATACTACCTATTTGCAATCCAACGCGACTTGGAGGTGAACCATCCCAAGATCTTGCGCCAAATAAAGACCTTCTCTGTATGCAATAGCTTCAAGCGTCGGCGGATCCGTCAAGCCATGAATGACCAGCATAGAACTTTACAAAACCCTCAGCCGGCGGGATCCATTTGAAATTTTGGCTAGCTTGTTCAGTGACAATCTATACGGGAGGTTCTGGAACGCATCTAGCTAATCAAATTCAGCTACGAAGTTAACAACAAAATTATGCGTTGCATATGGACTTTGGTTAATCCATTCGTGAATTAGCTTTCTCCTAGCATACCAAATGGCCCATAAAGTGAGTGTCAACTTTGTCAACTCGTCGTGATTCAACACACTCATCAATGAGAATAACCAAGCGCGGGTAGAAGGTTCTGACATGGCTATCATATGCTCCAGGAGGTCATGGTCCACTAATGCCCAAACACATCTCGCCATATTGCACTCAAGTAAACTGTGTCTCCAAGAGTCTTGTGCCCCGCACGCAAAACACACCTCGTGATTCGACATATTTCCGCTCTTGCGTACATCCTCTGTTGGTAGTGAATTCTTTGACAGACGCCTCCAGAAGTTTTTGAGCTCCGCCGGAACCCTCGCTTTTCATATAGTTCCCTAGAAACGCTCATTATTTGAGGACCCAGCTCGCTCCTCCAACCAATCTTCCCTCCTTTTTTGGTTGCCATGATCATCCTATATGCAGTCTGAACTGAGAAGATTCCATTCTTTTCAAAACCCCATGATCAAAAATCAACCGCTGTGTTATGGGGCAACTGTTTTGTTTTGCTCAATCAGTTCCATGCTCGGCTGAGAGATGAGAGATGTTATGTGGTTTGGGCTTCGATGGGCCTGAACCGACAGAGCAGGCCCAGGAAGACGAGGAATCGGTTATTTTGTTCCCCTTCGTGCACCTCCTCCTGCTGCCCAGCCCAGATCCCCTTTCCCAAACCCCACCGAAACCCCAACTCCGGCCAAAATGGACGGCGATACGCCGCACCCGCCGCCGGCGGAATCCAAGGCACTCGACGACGACGGACTCCTCGCCAAGATCCTCCTCCGCGCCGCCAAAATGGAGTCCGagacgccgccgctgccgccgctggcgTCGGTATCCAAGGTGTTCGACGACGACGACCTCCTCGCCGAGATCCTCCGCCGCGTCGGCCTCCCCACCACGCTCGTCCGCGCGGCCGCCGTCTGCCGGCTCTGGCTCCACCGCGCCTCCCGCCGCGACCTCCTCCGCCGGTTCCGCGAGCGGCACCCGCGCCGCCTCCTCGGGTTCTACGTCGTCGAGGTGGACTGCTCCGCGGCGCCGACCGTCCCGCGGTTCGTGCCGGTTCCGCCTCAGCCGCCGGAGCTCGCTGCGGTGGTCCGCCGCGCGGCCTCGAGCCTGGGCGCCTACATGAGAGAGCACGGCGCGCCGAGCTCCATCATGGACTGCCGGAACGGCAGTCTGCTCATGACGCACGAGCGGCACGACCACGACCAAACCCGGTCGACGCTCCGGGCGCATAGCCTGCTGTGCCCCCAGAGAGGCAGCGTCGTCTTCCCGGGGTTCCCAGTTCCCCGACTCCGGTTCGGAAGCTCCTACACATACTCTAGAATCCTCTCCAAGGAAGAAGGCGACGGCGTGTCCTACTTCTACGTGTCGATGCAGTCTACCGTGGACAGGAAACATACGGCGTATGTCTATATGTTGCAAGATGGTGTTTGGGTTATGCATAGCTTGACCATTGGCCAGATCCCTCCTCCACGGCCGGATTTGGAAGCCGTGCTCGTCGACAATAAGATCTATATGCCAGCCGGCAAGAGCGATGTTGTTGTCTTCGATTTGACGGCCTCGATGTTCTCAACGATTCAGCTCCCACAAGGGGTCGAGTACGTCGCGAGAAACACAATCTTGTCACGGGCAGACGATTCTGCTGGTGTATACCTCGTCCATTTGAAAGAGCTTGAACTCCGGATCTGGCTCCATAAGGGGGACGATTGGTTGCTGGTCCACAACATTTGTCTGTGTGACAAGTTTGCTGGTTTGAGTATGCTAGATGGCAATGCTTTTCTCCAAATAAAACAGGTGGGGGACAATGCCGAGTATGTGTTGCTGGAGATGATGTGTCAATGCGCACTCTACTTGGATATCAAGTGCAGGACACTGCATACAGTGTATGAGGTGACAAACGAGGATTGATATTTGGGCGATATACATCCTTTTATGATGATATGGCCTCCAAAGTTCCCTGCGCTCAAGGATGATCCTGCAACTGCAAGGTTTGCCTTTTGGCCCTTCAGATAATTTTTGTACTGCTTTTGTTGAGGTTGCAAAAGCTTTGCAATGTGCATCGTGTTATTCTTCTTTTCTATGCTGCTGCTTTGTTTTGCCATGTGCTCTACAATTGAAATTCTTAGCTCAGATCAATGTACCATCATAATAGAATAGTTATGGAAACAGTTTGCACTATTCCAGCTTTGCAACCTTTGCACTATGTATAAACTGTGGAATGGTGGTAGATATACGACTGATTCCCTAGGCCATTTTCGATAAACCAGTCCAGCACCATTTGAGATGCTTTTGGTGACCATAAGATGATACTCTGCTCTTTTTTAATGTGGCTTGAATTGTACTGTTTTGTTGGATTACCATAGAGGGGGGACTTTAGTATCGTAGGATGATGGTGTCCGACACATGTGAGTTAATGGTCAACTGAGTTGAGAATGACAATGTGGATATTGAAAGGGAATTTAGAGAGCAATGGGTTAGCAATTGGAAGAATGTAAGTTCGTTTTTGTCATCTCCACTTCTCAGTCATATACATAGTATGAACTCGAGTTATTTTGTGTGCGACTGTCCATACTTGTTTCTTATAGAATGTTATTTAGATATAGAATCAGTTCtccatttctcttatgatgaagcaTGCTACTGCTCACACGGAGCTTAACTCTGGTTTGCGTAGTTTACACCGGTACACTTTTGTTAGTGCATGTTTTTTCTGAGTCGGATGCTATCATAATCAAGATACTTCGGTCCTGCACCGCAAGTGTATAATCCGGTCTGAAAACATGGTACTTGGGTGGCCTTTACCTTCCATGACCAGCTTCACTGCTCAGACCATATACAAGGAGGAAAAATATGTTGGTTTGGGATAGCAGAGCATTGAATCTGCATTGTTTGAGCAATTGTATCATTGAGTGCCGCATAACATTTGTCTGCCGTCGTTCTAGTACTTGTTTTGCTTGATTTTCTAGATGGTCTGGTGCGTAGTTTGTTACAACCGTCTAACTGATCCTTGTTCTGCTTCTCCTTTCTTATGGAACAGAGATGCTATGTGAAGAGCAGGCGTATAACTGGGTGTTGCTGGATGGAAGTACATATGTCAGTGGTAAGCTATGGCTGGCGCAATCAAAGATGAGCCGTGCTGCGCATTTCCTGGGCACCAGTAGTACTGAACGCCCTTCCATCTGCACGCATCACCTGGTCCATCTTTTATCTTTTCAGGCTTAAGTAAGGCAGTACAATGGGTTGGTTAGTTTATCCTCCTTACTTGATTTGGAGACTCCAAACGATCTAGTGCTACTTGTCATCCACTTTAAAACGCGCTTGCGCTTCATGCCTTACCAGGAAGGAGTTCATTTGACTGAATTTTGCTGCATGCATGCTTTCTCTGAACTGACTAAACACCATGTCTGAATTGTCACAAACCATATGTAGGAGGTCTCTGTCAAAAGAATGAAACGATCACCTACAAAAATGGTTCCATCGATCCTTCAGTGCTGGCAAACACTTAACTAAAAGCAAGAGTGCACGGAATTTTGACACATAGTTAGTGCTGATGACAGCCACTCCTTCATTTACCCACCACTATTCGGAGCCATCAAATTGAACTTTTGTTCAGTTAATTCTGAAAGAATTACCTTAACCATTACTAGTTGCTATTTGATTGATCACTTTCATCAGGATATGAGCGCGATGAACATGTATTGCCGCCGGTGAGGTGTATTGCTCACGTGACATGCTAGCTTCAGGTTTTCAGTGGTAAACTACAACACACTAGACTTTCTTTTCCTAGTTGCAACCTGAATCAAAGGTAAGACGATCGCAGTGTTCCTTCATCTTCGAAGAATGAGAGTCTAATATCGAGGCACATAGCCTCGGTAAACATGCTTTTGGTCAGGATTTCGGGCGCCATGTGTGGCTCTTAAACCCGCCAGGCTTACATTGTATCCCCATAAACTTGTTCAATCAATAGAGCAAATTATGTTTAGACTAAAAAAAGGTATGCAGACCCAGAAGCCAGCCAACGATGTAATCAAGGTTCACCCTATAGAGTCCTCCGCCAGTGACCAGATGGGGCTGGCCTGAATTATGAAACATGCATGCCGTTCTCTAAGCACTGTTGTGCATCCTTGTTAGGCTGCTAGTGCTGCAACGCCGGATCAGGTAAAACACGGAGGTGAGAAATTAGCTGGAGATGTTCTTTCAGGATAAAAACTTCATCCTGGGAGTTGAAAGATTATGAAAAGTTAATCTAGAGATAGATTAGATGGAGGTTGATGTTTGCCGTGTTGTAGATGGAAATCTAGTAGTATGAGTTTTTTTCAGTTTTATTTAGAGACATGAGATCTCTGTTTTCATGCTACCGTACGTGATTCAAAGAAAAGTAAATCTAGTAGTGTTAGATCTCTTCTTTTTAGGGATAAGATCTCTTTTTTTTTATGATCATTCAAGTCATTTTTTAAGGCAAATCATGTGACGTGCCGATTAATCACAACATTTGTTTTATGATGCTGGTTTGTGCTACAATATAACATAAATTGGAAGCTTGAGATATACAGGTCATAATTTCAGAATAAAATTATCTGGTTTAATCCACATTGCAATAACTCGGTCCCATCAAATTAACGGCTTGTATTTCATGTGCGAATTTTTATGGAGGGTCTAATTAACATATGAGCACCCGATGTCTAATTTTTAGTAAACAACGAGCATGGGTACAGTGCCTCTGTAGGCAGATATACAAGCCGTGAATCACTTCTAGACTGCAGGCGCCAAGTAGTACTGCATATTGTATTTGTATCTTTGCATGAAGTACTGAACAACCGACATTCTATTACTCTCTCATCAACACGAAATCTAACAACGAACAAAATAACAGAAGAAAAACGAAATTAGAAAGAGAATAACAATAATGAGTTGTTAACAGATTCCTGCTACACACATCAACGAGACAATGAAGATTAACAAACCAAAAATTAATAGGAAAATCTTTCTAGTATTCCACAATACTAATTAGCCGCTTCAGAACATAGTGATAAATCTGAACAAACCAAACAACACCCAAATCAAAGCATTAGATGCAAGAAAAAGAGATAAATGTCACCCATCCTATCAGGTCACCACATCGTGAAGTTTGATGAACTCAGAGAATATCTTATACTAGAAAGATTTAAAATTCGTAAAATAATACAAGTCTCTTATGCTGCCAACACAACCTGATACATGCTACTTCTACTACATGTTGATTAACGGTTATAAAGAGATTGATGAACTGTTGTTGTACACATGCGGTTTATTATATCATGCATTGTATTTTTTTTATAATCCTCCCTATGTAGGGCCGATCAAAACCATTTTTGGGGATCGTGGCAATATAAAACAATTATTTTTATATCAAACATTTATACTTATTTTATTATATAAATTTTCTATTATTTAGCCATATTACAATGTTTTCCAAATAATAGTTATATTATCTGTTGTTATACAGTTGTAACGTACATTATTGACAAAATTTATCTTTCTGTTAAAAAATGTCATTCAAACTAATTTTCTAATATTGCATAACTGCATATAACTGTATCTATATTTGCATATCTATTAGTGTCTCCATATATATCTTTTAATATAATTGAATGCCGTCGTAGAGATTTTAAAATCATATATATTTTAATACTGGTTTCTACTGTATATTAGGCAACTATATTCATAGAAACTTCTAGGGCATATCAAATTTTACATCCAAGCTGGATTCGGTAATAGAGTCATCGAAGAACCGAGTATGTTCTAGATTATATTTTTGCGTATGATTCGATTACCTGACATGCCTATCTAGATTCACTTAGTTTTATTTGGTGCAAAAGAGATTATGTATTGTTTTAAGCAATGAAATCTATTTTTCATAAATTTCGCTATGATACTAAGACATCCATAGTAAAGATTGACTACCACATCCAAACTAAACTTCGCCAGTGGGGTTGGTTTGCCTTCGTGTGGTACAAACTATTAGTATGTGGTGTGAACTTGCGGTCCTGCCCATTGAGGCTTTATTTTATGCATTTTAATCTTTCAATTCTAGTTTATAATTGTATATTGTTTACTAGTATATTAGTTATTTGGAGCCCTCCCCTCTTCGGGCACGGGGCAGTCGCCCATTTTGCTCGAGTGATGGGCCAGCCTTGCCCCCATCGTGATCGGGGGGCAGTGATGCCAACTCGCCATCGGCCTCTCGGCGACGATGTTCTCCACTTCCTAACCGACCAACTGGTGCTCATCGGCTAAGGgagctctgttggggaacgtagcagaaattcaaaattttcctacgtgtcaccaagatctatctatggagaaaccagcaacaaggggaaggagagtccatctacatacccttgtagatcgctaagcggaagcgttcaagagaacggggttgaaggagtcgtactcgtcgtgatccaaatcaccggagatcctagtgccaaacggacgacacctccgcgttcaacacacgtacagcccggtggcgtctcccatgccttgatccagctaggagagagggagaggttgaggaagactccatccagcagcagcacaacggcgtggtggtgatggaggagcgtggcaatcctgcagggcttcaccaagcaccgcgggagaggagaagggagagaggtagggctgcgccagggagaggtcaaaactcatgtgttggcatccctcaagacctcaactatatataggggagagggagggggtgcgccccctctagggtttccaccccaaggggtgcggcagccccaatcccatctaagggtggcggccaaaggggggagaggggaaacttgcccccaagttaggtggaagcaccccctccccaaaccctaggcgccttgggcccttgtgggggggggcgcaccagcccacctggggctggtcccctcccacacttggcccatgcagccctccgaggccggtggacccacttggtggacccccgggaccctcccggtggtcccggtacgttaccgataaaacccgaaacttttccggtgaccaaaacaggacttcccatatataaatatttacctctagaccattccgaaactcctcgtgacgtctgggatctcatccgggactccgaa is drawn from Triticum dicoccoides isolate Atlit2015 ecotype Zavitan chromosome 6B, WEW_v2.0, whole genome shotgun sequence and contains these coding sequences:
- the LOC119323937 gene encoding uncharacterized protein LOC119323937, with amino-acid sequence MDGDTPHPPPAESKALDDDGLLAKILLRAAKMESETPPLPPLASVSKVFDDDDLLAEILRRVGLPTTLVRAAAVCRLWLHRASRRDLLRRFRERHPRRLLGFYVVEVDCSAAPTVPRFVPVPPQPPELAAVVRRAASSLGAYMREHGAPSSIMDCRNGSLLMTHERHDHDQTRSTLRAHSLLCPQRGSVVFPGFPVPRLRFGSSYTYSRILSKEEGDGVSYFYVSMQSTVDRKHTAYVYMLQDGVWVMHSLTIGQIPPPRPDLEAVLVDNKIYMPAGKSDVVVFDLTASMFSTIQLPQGVEYVARNTILSRADDSAGVYLVHLKELELRIWLHKGDDWLLVHNICLCDKFAGLSMLDGNAFLQIKQVGDNAEYVLLEMMCQCALYLDIKCRTLHTVYEVTNED